CCATTCCGACCCCGGCAACCGAGCACTGGAGATGAAGCGCTTGAAATTTGGATTGAGTCGCGCTAGTTTTAAATGAGCATTCAATGGGCTGCGATGTTGGGTAGGGTGAAGTGAAGTGAGGGGAAGGAGGGAGTATATGTGTCCTAagctgtacggagtagacatGGTGAGAACTTTGAAGGCAAAGAAACTGGACTTGGTTAAGGTACGTGGGCATGGAAGCTGAGCGTGGTTTGGCTCAAGCAGTGAGGAGGACCACAATCATCAAATTCAACTGCGACTGTATTGAAGTTGAGAGTCATTTGGAGGGCCGATGACTCTGGGCTCAGGGCTGTGCCTTGTTTCATGCTGAAATGGACGAGTCGTGACTTGTCTGTAATTATTTGGTgaagtacctaggtagtttaTATAGATTGCAAATTGCGTGGTTGTGCAAATCCGagtattcaatgttgtaaGCATCGAAACGGTGCCGCAGGTAGAGCAGTAGCGTGTCGTGGCCTTGACATCATCCAGCCTTGTCCAAAGTAGCATGCAAAGATACATGTGCCTGCATGTGCAGTCTTATTAGGGCAACCTAAACTAGAGGAAAGTAGTGATATGAGCGATTGCCTCACTACTGCAAGCATTCCATGTCATTTGATCTTCTAATCAACGGCGGAGAGACactggttgatggtgttgctcATACAAATGCACGAGTACTGCATGCCATCTGTCCTCCGTCCCGTCAGGAAGCAACACGAAGTAATAAAAATGACGACTCAATGTGCTCCTTCATACCAGACCTTGTgccagaccttgaccatTCAACTTTAAAGTTGGTGGAGCTCCAGTTCTCGCCTCAATGCCACAAGTTGACATGCTGGACCGCTGTCAACCCACTGCAGCCAAGTGCCAAGGTACCAAACGCTAGCAGATGCCACCACTCCAATTTGgatcaatgccattgaccagactgcatgtgcGTGCACACTTGAGCCTGCGCGCCAGCACTGTTGCTACTCCCACTCCACTCTCACTCTCACTCTCAGCCCAAGTCCACGCCCAAGTTCACAGATTCAGGGTCACTGGATCAAGACCCATCACCTCCTTGCTGTCCGTCAATCTGGTCGTGCGACCCGAGAaccagcttcatccattTCTCAACCCACGTGGACTACCACTTGACTTCTCCAACGCACTACGGCTTGTCGTTGCATCCAAAGATCGTCACATGCTGGCCAAATATTGCCAGATCGGTCCTGCAATCCTGTAAAACTACATTCTCCAGCCTTCGACAGCTCCCAACAACACCGACCTGTCAAGTCCCATTGGACCGCAACCGCCCCAGTACTCGCCTCGACGTTACTCTTTACACAGTTCAACtactcaacattgaaaacgTCGTACTTTTTAAAACTCCTACTTGACATCGAAATTCAAGAAAATTGCTCTACGGCTGCGTCTGCATCTACGCCCCCGAAACATTTCTACAAACCAGCATGGTTCGAGACGACAGTGCTTCCAACAGGCGCATATAACATCGCAAGCACAGCCGATGCAGGCTGTTTGATATTTTGACCACTCTCTTTCGCCTGTAACGAAAAACGTACAACTGTGAATGGCAACAGACCACCATCGGGAGCACTCGGTGTCTCCCATGAGCCATACGCCGCAGAACGCAACTCCCTCGAATGCCGATTCCATCTCTCGATTTCAACCTCCCTCCAGTCCGCTGATTCGCGTACAAGCTCCCTCCGCCGACCTTACAAACAATCCTGAGAATCCAAAGGCAAATATAGACCCGAAAGATTATTGGAATGACGGGAAACAACATCAAGATGTTGCCCCTGCACCAAATGGTAACGGAGCCGCACTTGGGCTAATAAACAATAAGCAACCCCCAGTAACCCATGATGAGCCGGATCAGAATTTGGAGCCCGACGGCCCTACAGGAGATCACGATGGCTCTGCCGCAACAGGGAGAAAAAGCGTCCAGTTCGCGAGACCGGAGCCTCAACTGCTGTCAACCGCCGGCCACAGTCGGCAAGGTTCATGGGATGGCCCGGAAACCCCTGGAAGACATAAAAGCTCGTCTATAATGTCTAAACTAAAAGCCCTGGCAACGGCCCCCAGTTCTCCGTCACTCAAATCACCAGCTGCGCCGTTTGCCGAAACTGCTTCCCAGTCCGTTACCAACTCGCCTACCAATACTCGCTCAGGTACTCGGCTTCCAGATACTCTCATCGAGGAGCAatctgatgctgatgctgatgccgacGTCGACGACACTGCAGACGAATCAGCTATTCCTACAAATGGCGcccagaagaagagaaaacgCAGAATGCGCCGGTTTAAGAAGGGTCATCTGTCAACTCCTTCTACTCCCATTCGTTTCGCAACCGACGTGGACGCATGGGGCGCGTATAATCGACTACTAAGAAGACGGGCAAGTATGCCGGACACTTCCATGGCCTCTCAAAACCCTGATCAAGTAATGTCGGATGGAGATGCTCGAGGCGGCCCTGCCCGTCGACCATTCCGGCGCGGACATTCATATGTGGGAACTACCATGCGGCCTCCTGGCGAGGGTGAAGATCTCAATGACATGGAGAGCTCTGCGGTAGTAGGTCGCCGTGCCGGCCATGTGCGGAGAATCACTGTCtttggcggaggcggcgtGTCAGACGGTGATGCCTTGACACCTCGTCGACCATTCTTCAACTCCGAGCGAGCTTCCAACTTTGGTGCACAAAAGTGGAAACAGGTAAAGAGTACCCTGAAGCTCTTGCGACAGAAGAAAGAAGACCGGTTTGACTACTTCAAATCTGCAGAACTAATGGCAGAGCTGCGGGCTGGCGCGCCAGCGGTCTTGATGCTTGCTAGTATGATACAAAGGGACGAGCATGGGAATAAGAGGATCCCTGTTCTCCTTGAACAACTGAAGCTTAAAATCCAAGACAGTGCACCTATCCCGGACGATGACAAGGAGAGACACTGGATTTTCACAATCGAACTTGAGTATGGTAGTGGCCCAAGCCGAATGAGCTGGACTGTGATCCGAACCATCAAGGACATCTACAACCTCCATTTCAGGTACCGCTTTGCCCTCAACAACGACAAGTACATGCTTGGAAGAGACCTTGGAGCTCGCCCGAAGCAGCCCAAGTTTCCCTACTCTGCATTTCCGTACTTGCGACGAGCTCGAAACAAAGATGACGacagcgacgaggaagacCAAGTGAGCGTTCGAGGTGATGAGACTGGGGGTGAAGGAACTGGCGGAGAAGCCACAGCACCAGAGGATCATGGTGACGGAACACACGAcggccaacaccaaccgACGAGAAAAAAGTCTCGAGCCAATCTTTGGGGAATGAGGAGACGCTCAACAGGTTTCACGGACCCCGGAGAGATGTCGAACGCCGAGGGCGCCGGTCAAGCTGTCGACGTGGTCACCCGCAGACAACGTTATGTGGATAAGCAAAGGCGCATCTTGGAAAAGTATCTTTCGGAAATGATACGATGGCTCATGTTTAGAGCGGATAGCAACCGGCTTTGTCGATTCCTGGAACTGTCTGCTCTCGGTGTTCGGCTTGCTGCAGAAGGTAGCTATCATGGCAAGGAGGGATATCTACATATTCAGTCATCCAAGGGGCTTGATTTCCGCCGAGTCCTTACACCTGCAAAGGTCATTGCTCGTCACAGTCGTAAATGGTTCTTGGTTCGCCAGAGCTACATTGTCTGTGTCGAGTCGCCGGAGAACATGAACATATACGATGTGTATCTCGTGGACTGCAAGTTCAGCATCGTCTCCAAGAAGAGTGCTCTTAAACAGATTGGCTCCAAGGATaaaaagaaggagattgATCTCACTGTGGAAGCACCACCTGAAAGGCACCACACATTAACGCTGCACACATCCGAGCGCAAAGTAAGGCTGTTTTCGAGGAATCAATCCGTTATGAAGCAGTTTGAGGATTCGATCAATGAAATGCTCAAACAATCTGCGTGGTATCAGAAAAAGCGATTCAACAGCTTTGCCCCTGTCCGAAATGGAGTATTTGCGCAGTGGTTAGTGGATGGCCGAGATTATATGTGGAATGTCTCTCGTGcaatcaacatggccaaagaTGTTATTTATATTCACGACTGGTGGCTAAGCCCTGAGCTCTACATGCGTCGACCAGCGTGTATCAGCCAGAAATGGCGGCTTGACAGACTCTTGCAGAAAAAGGCACGAGAAGGCGTCAAGATTTTCGTCATCATCTACCGGAACGTTGAAGCCGCCATTCCCATCGACTCCGAGTACACAAAGTTCTCGCTATTGAACCTTCATCCAAATATTTTTGTTCAACGATCACCCAACCAGTTTAAGAAGAATCAATTTTTCTTTGCGCATCATGAGAAGATTTGTATTGTAGACCATGATGTAGCTTTCCTAGGCGGTATTGACCTGTGCTTTGGCCGCTGGGATTGCCCACAACATCCCATCGTCGATGACAAGCCTACTGGATTCGAAATGACAGAGCAGCCAAAGGATGCAGAGCACTGTCAATTGTTCCCGGGAAAGGACTACTCGAACCCCAGAGTTCAGGACTTTTTCAGACTTAATGAGCCATATGAGGAAATGTACGACCGCAGCAAGGTACCCCGAATGCCATGGCATGACGTTTCTATGCAGGTTGTCGGGCAACCCGCACGCGATTTGACTCGCCATTTTGTCCAACGATGGAACTACCTTCGCCGTGGACGGAAGCCAACGCGGCCTCTACCTTTCTTGCTGCCGCCCCCggatgccaagtttgacgaATTGGAAGCACTTGGATTGACTGGAACGTGTGAGGTCCAGATGCTTCGTTCGGCGAGCACTTGGTCCCTCGGCACCGATGAGACGGAACACAGCATCCAGAACGCCTATATCAAGATGATAGAGGACTCGGATCATTTCGTCTACATGGAGAATCAGTTCTTCATCACAAGTACGGAGGCGTACAATACCAAGATTGTCAATCGTATCGGAGATGCCTTGGTTGAGCGTATTATTAGGGCGTACGAAAACGGAGAAGACTGGCGTTGCGCGATTATGATTCCCTTAATGCCAGGATTCCAGAACACGGTAGATGAGCAAGAAGGAACCAGTGTCAGACTGATTCTCATGTGCCAGTACAAGAGTATCTGCCGAGGTGAACAGTCCATCTTTGGACGGCTGCGCGCCGTCGGAATTGAGCCCGAAGACTACATCAGCTTTTACTGCTTGCGCCAATGGGGTGTAATGAGTAACGACGCCCTTGTAACGGAGCAGTTGTACATCCATGCCAAGACCATAATTGTTGATGACCGAGTTGCACTGATTGGATccgccaacatcaacgaGCGTTCCATGCTCGGGTCGCGAGATTCTGAATGCGCTGCGATTGTCCGGGACACGGATATGATTACATCCACGATGGCTGGAAAGCCTTATCAGGTCGGCCGATTTGCGCATACTCTTCGGCTGCGTCTTATGCGGGAGCATCTAGgtcttgacattgacgagatTCTGGAACAAGAGCGGCAGCAGGAAATGGACCGAGATGCCTTTGAGCAAGAAATGGAAGGGATCTATCGCGAAGATGGCGCTAATCCGGGCGTTGGGTCAAGCACGGCTCGACGCGACAGTCTCTTGAACCCTCGCCAGCGAAGCTTCAATTatgaaatggacatggaacagGCCAAGGCCATTCATGACGACCCTgtatcatcttcatcatcctcctcgtcagaTTCCGAGACGGCATCtaagaaaggaaagaagacgGACTCTGGCATGAGTCCacaacagaagaagaagcaacagCTGGATGTTTCTGGATATGGGCCGGATCAATGGAGGGCTGCAGAGAAATCTGGCCTAGATGAGGGTCGAGATTCTGTTATAGTTGCCGGCCGCGAGGTGCTAGTTCATGCTATCAACACTGATGGGAAAGGAACAGTCAGCCACCCGAGTGCACCACATGAGCCCGATCTCTCGTCACATAGACAGAACGCTGAATCAGACGGCCACGGACCCGGAGATC
The genomic region above belongs to Pochonia chlamydosporia 170 chromosome 2, whole genome shotgun sequence and contains:
- a CDS encoding phospholipase D1 (PLD1) (similar to Neosartorya fischeri NRRL 181 XP_001263882.1), which encodes MSHTPQNATPSNADSISRFQPPSSPLIRVQAPSADLTNNPENPKANIDPKDYWNDGKQHQDVAPAPNGNGAALGLINNKQPPVTHDEPDQNLEPDGPTGDHDGSAATGRKSVQFARPEPQLLSTAGHSRQGSWDGPETPGRHKSSSIMSKLKALATAPSSPSLKSPAAPFAETASQSVTNSPTNTRSGTRLPDTLIEEQSDADADADVDDTADESAIPTNGAQKKRKRRMRRFKKGHLSTPSTPIRFATDVDAWGAYNRLLRRRASMPDTSMASQNPDQVMSDGDARGGPARRPFRRGHSYVGTTMRPPGEGEDLNDMESSAVVGRRAGHVRRITVFGGGGVSDGDALTPRRPFFNSERASNFGAQKWKQVKSTLKLLRQKKEDRFDYFKSAELMAELRAGAPAVLMLASMIQRDEHGNKRIPVLLEQLKLKIQDSAPIPDDDKERHWIFTIELEYGSGPSRMSWTVIRTIKDIYNLHFRYRFALNNDKYMLGRDLGARPKQPKFPYSAFPYLRRARNKDDDSDEEDQVSVRGDETGGEGTGGEATAPEDHGDGTHDGQHQPTRKKSRANLWGMRRRSTGFTDPGEMSNAEGAGQAVDVVTRRQRYVDKQRRILEKYLSEMIRWLMFRADSNRLCRFLELSALGVRLAAEGSYHGKEGYLHIQSSKGLDFRRVLTPAKVIARHSRKWFLVRQSYIVCVESPENMNIYDVYLVDCKFSIVSKKSALKQIGSKDKKKEIDLTVEAPPERHHTLTLHTSERKVRLFSRNQSVMKQFEDSINEMLKQSAWYQKKRFNSFAPVRNGVFAQWLVDGRDYMWNVSRAINMAKDVIYIHDWWLSPELYMRRPACISQKWRLDRLLQKKAREGVKIFVIIYRNVEAAIPIDSEYTKFSLLNLHPNIFVQRSPNQFKKNQFFFAHHEKICIVDHDVAFLGGIDLCFGRWDCPQHPIVDDKPTGFEMTEQPKDAEHCQLFPGKDYSNPRVQDFFRLNEPYEEMYDRSKVPRMPWHDVSMQVVGQPARDLTRHFVQRWNYLRRGRKPTRPLPFLLPPPDAKFDELEALGLTGTCEVQMLRSASTWSLGTDETEHSIQNAYIKMIEDSDHFVYMENQFFITSTEAYNTKIVNRIGDALVERIIRAYENGEDWRCAIMIPLMPGFQNTVDEQEGTSVRLILMCQYKSICRGEQSIFGRLRAVGIEPEDYISFYCLRQWGVMSNDALVTEQLYIHAKTIIVDDRVALIGSANINERSMLGSRDSECAAIVRDTDMITSTMAGKPYQVGRFAHTLRLRLMREHLGLDIDEILEQERQQEMDRDAFEQEMEGIYREDGANPGVGSSTARRDSLLNPRQRSFNYEMDMEQAKAIHDDPVSSSSSSSSDSETASKKGKKTDSGMSPQQKKKQQLDVSGYGPDQWRAAEKSGLDEGRDSVIVAGREVLVHAINTDGKGTVSHPSAPHEPDLSSHRQNAESDGHGPGDLPPMPAMNRRTTEQLGLLRPAQLPPLPVADDTDIGGPAVHVDPTTGRPKSGAFHAMAGDIKPADITKDCMRDPLLPSFFDDIWNRAAVNNTKIYRRVFRCMPDSEVTTWQEYREYMDYGTRFRASMEGKPVGEETELKPDGSSHMESTAGGAGIGAPGPEAIVAAAKEKITEKVTSLEQGLNKLNITTTQNGEAEISEKTGDLGEKTTGRLNSNPTQGSGKGADAPSTTAVNGDAAFPALEETTSKLLEPQASRNTDRKTTFSTLEKPPSRENPSIPAQAQFGSVKKRRRATTKGSRRGFTIDDMPSRADAEELLKMIQGNVVQFPYDWLLTEEQNGNWGYQVDGVAPLSIYD